A section of the Veillonella criceti genome encodes:
- the nadE gene encoding NAD(+) synthase translates to MIRIGMGQIEIVPGNPRKNKETILKAIAYAKALRLDLLILPELAISGYLVGDAWDQPAFVNECVKMGEDIIAATQNIAVVFGNVAVDPTKHNADGRSRKYNAIFAAQNGKILAPQESPYPFVIKTLDPNYRFFNEARYFTSLTTVAYELHRPIEELLGLLPFTFKGQPFTVAPLLCEDSWDENYLVSPTTTLHEKSQLLGTPIDAYINLSASPFTLGKNERRHRIFKNQAKELNAPIIYINSIGLQNNGKSLCTFDGQSTVYNASGDISIQLPAYEATVMPILLERLENLTYEPVNLLEGQPVARKSFKPAKPNEIEQIFKALQYGIRTFLQQTGIKKIIIGVSGGIDSALNAALYATILKPDQIYLVNMPSQFNSSATKDLAAQLAHNLGCHYAVCPVEDSLQLTTKQLSNLVFTQPSGETETLAISSFIKENIQARDRSSRILAGVAAAVGGAFTCNGNKTEFTIGYATLYGDLAGFLAATGDLWKYQVYGLAHYINQEIFKRDVIPQGTIDIIPSAELSENQDISKGQGDPLQYEYHDRLFQSFIEPWNRLSPEDILLAYKEQRLEQLLSIPQPIHHYFKTAQEFISDLERWWNLFSGMAVAKRIQSPPIIVVSRRAYGGDLLESQMKPYYTETYYALKEDLLNANH, encoded by the coding sequence ATGATTCGAATTGGTATGGGCCAAATTGAAATTGTCCCTGGAAACCCACGTAAAAATAAAGAAACAATTTTAAAAGCAATTGCTTATGCAAAAGCATTACGCTTAGATTTACTCATTTTACCAGAGCTCGCCATTAGTGGCTATTTAGTAGGCGATGCTTGGGATCAGCCTGCCTTTGTCAACGAATGTGTGAAAATGGGCGAAGATATTATTGCTGCTACCCAAAATATAGCCGTCGTGTTTGGTAATGTAGCCGTAGATCCAACTAAACATAATGCAGATGGACGTAGCCGTAAATACAACGCTATTTTTGCAGCGCAAAATGGTAAAATTCTAGCCCCACAAGAATCCCCATACCCCTTTGTAATCAAAACCTTAGATCCTAACTACCGCTTTTTCAATGAGGCTCGATACTTTACAAGTCTCACAACCGTCGCCTATGAATTACATCGTCCTATCGAAGAATTATTAGGCCTCTTACCCTTCACTTTTAAAGGACAACCATTTACAGTTGCGCCCTTACTTTGTGAAGATAGTTGGGATGAAAACTATCTTGTATCACCCACTACAACGCTTCATGAAAAGAGTCAACTTTTAGGAACACCGATTGATGCTTACATCAATCTTTCGGCCTCGCCTTTTACCTTAGGCAAAAATGAACGCCGTCACCGTATATTTAAAAATCAAGCTAAAGAATTAAATGCCCCTATTATATATATTAATTCTATTGGCTTACAAAACAATGGCAAATCACTTTGTACCTTTGATGGTCAATCGACTGTTTATAACGCTTCCGGTGATATTAGTATTCAACTACCCGCTTATGAAGCAACTGTAATGCCTATATTACTAGAACGATTAGAAAATTTGACCTATGAACCAGTCAATCTATTAGAAGGCCAACCAGTAGCTCGAAAAAGTTTTAAGCCTGCAAAACCTAACGAAATTGAGCAAATTTTCAAAGCCCTTCAATATGGAATTCGTACTTTCTTACAACAAACAGGTATCAAAAAAATCATTATTGGTGTATCTGGTGGCATTGATTCGGCCTTAAATGCTGCTTTATATGCGACCATTTTAAAACCCGACCAAATATATTTAGTCAATATGCCTTCCCAATTTAATTCATCGGCTACCAAAGATTTAGCAGCCCAATTAGCGCATAACTTAGGTTGTCACTATGCCGTTTGTCCTGTAGAAGATAGCCTCCAATTAACAACCAAGCAATTAAGTAACTTAGTTTTTACACAACCATCAGGCGAAACAGAGACTTTAGCTATCAGTTCATTTATAAAAGAAAATATTCAAGCCCGCGATCGTTCAAGTCGTATTTTAGCTGGCGTAGCGGCGGCTGTCGGCGGTGCCTTCACCTGTAATGGTAATAAGACCGAATTTACTATTGGTTATGCCACCTTATACGGTGATTTAGCCGGATTCCTTGCTGCTACCGGTGATTTATGGAAATATCAAGTCTATGGGCTAGCCCACTATATAAATCAAGAAATCTTTAAACGAGACGTCATCCCTCAAGGCACTATCGACATTATTCCTAGTGCCGAACTATCTGAAAATCAAGATATTAGTAAAGGTCAAGGTGATCCATTGCAATATGAATATCACGACCGACTATTTCAATCTTTTATAGAACCTTGGAACCGCCTAAGCCCAGAAGATATTCTGTTAGCTTATAAAGAACAACGGTTAGAACAACTCTTATCTATTCCTCAGCCAATTCACCATTATTTTAAAACAGCACAAGAATTTATTAGTGATTTAGAACGATGGTGGAACCTATTTTCTGGTATGGCCGTGGCTAAACGAATTCAAAGTCCCCCCATTATTGTGGTGAGTCGTCGTGCTTACGGTGGAGATCTATTAGAATCTCAAATGAAACCATATTATACAGAAACGTACTATGCATTAAAAGAGGATCTCTTAAACGCTAACCATTAA
- a CDS encoding HAD family hydrolase, with the protein MEETNKPIVALMYDFDKTLCTKDMQEYGFIPELGVTPAEFWQEANNLTDSEGMDGILAYMFMMVKMSQRHEVRITRETLNRLGNGIEFFPGVATWFDRINTYGKSQGVEVEHYIVSSGVKEIIDGTSIAHYFKKIYACEFKYDYNGLIEWPKVAVNYTAKTQFLFRINKGVLDITTHSDRELNQYTPEVKRRVPFSNMIYIGDGLTDVPCMKLVKVNGGQSIAVYNLDNDTGLTSATKLVRDNRVNFITPADYEEHSRLENIVKTIINKVKAVEELQCI; encoded by the coding sequence ATGGAAGAAACAAATAAGCCGATTGTAGCGTTAATGTATGATTTTGATAAAACGCTTTGTACAAAAGACATGCAAGAATATGGTTTTATTCCTGAACTAGGTGTGACACCAGCTGAATTTTGGCAGGAAGCAAATAATTTAACTGATAGTGAAGGTATGGATGGTATTTTAGCGTACATGTTTATGATGGTTAAAATGAGTCAACGCCATGAAGTACGGATTACTCGAGAAACTCTTAATCGATTAGGTAATGGGATAGAATTTTTCCCTGGTGTAGCCACTTGGTTTGATCGGATTAATACTTATGGTAAGTCACAAGGGGTTGAAGTCGAGCATTATATTGTATCATCTGGTGTAAAAGAAATTATTGATGGTACAAGTATTGCGCATTATTTTAAGAAAATATATGCTTGTGAGTTTAAATATGATTATAATGGTCTTATTGAATGGCCTAAAGTGGCTGTTAATTATACGGCAAAGACACAGTTTTTATTCCGCATCAATAAAGGTGTTTTAGATATTACCACTCATAGTGATAGAGAGCTCAATCAATATACACCAGAAGTTAAACGGCGTGTACCTTTTAGCAATATGATATATATTGGTGATGGTTTGACTGATGTACCTTGCATGAAGTTAGTGAAGGTAAATGGTGGACAATCTATTGCAGTATATAATTTAGATAATGACACTGGATTAACGTCTGCTACTAAGTTAGTCAGAGATAATCGTGTTAATTTTATTACACCTGCTGATTATGAAGAACATAGTCGGTTAGAGAACATCGTTAAAACAATCATTAATAAAGTAAAAGCTGTGGAAGAACTACAGTGTATATAA
- the gatB gene encoding Asp-tRNA(Asn)/Glu-tRNA(Gln) amidotransferase subunit GatB, which yields MKYETVVGLEVHTELKTKSKIFCGCTTEFGGDQNTHVCPVCLGLPGVLPVLNKKVVDYAIRVGLALNCEILQFNKFDRKNYYYPDLPKNWQTSQYDLPICLNGHLDIEVNGETRRIRITRIHMEEDAGKLVHSGNTISTSDSSNVDYNRTGVPLLEIVSEPDLRSGEEARAYVEKLRSIIKYLDVSDVRMEEGSLRCDANISVRLMGEEKLGTKTEIKNMNSLTALQKGIEYEAVRQAETLEDGGEIVQETRTWDDGKGMTLSMRKKEAENDYRYFPEPDLVPIVISDEQIEAARQSLPELPDAKIARFKAEYGLSEEDSSILTAMRETADYLDAAVKAGADAKTAANWMLGDLSKMVNEAGITFAEAKVKPAQLAAMIGLIEKGTISGKIAKKVIVSMWESGKDPQTIVEEEGLVQITDTGAIEEIVKQVIADNPKSVEDFQSGKGKAIGFLVGQVMKLSKGRANPGVVNELLQKHLKA from the coding sequence ATGAAATATGAAACAGTCGTAGGGCTGGAAGTACATACTGAATTAAAAACAAAGTCTAAAATTTTCTGTGGATGTACTACTGAATTTGGTGGCGACCAAAATACCCATGTATGTCCTGTATGTTTAGGCCTACCAGGCGTTTTGCCAGTACTTAATAAAAAAGTAGTCGACTATGCAATTCGTGTGGGCTTAGCTTTAAATTGTGAAATTTTACAATTTAATAAATTTGACCGTAAAAACTACTATTATCCTGATTTACCTAAAAATTGGCAGACGTCGCAATATGATTTGCCAATTTGCCTCAACGGCCATTTAGATATTGAAGTGAATGGTGAAACACGTCGTATTCGCATTACACGCATTCACATGGAAGAAGATGCAGGCAAACTTGTGCATAGTGGTAATACAATTAGCACTTCTGATTCTTCTAACGTAGATTATAACCGTACCGGCGTTCCACTTCTTGAAATTGTATCTGAACCAGATCTTCGTTCCGGTGAAGAAGCTCGCGCCTATGTAGAAAAACTTCGTTCTATCATTAAATACTTAGACGTATCTGATGTACGCATGGAAGAAGGTAGCTTACGCTGTGATGCCAATATTTCCGTGCGTTTAATGGGTGAAGAAAAATTAGGTACTAAAACTGAAATTAAGAATATGAACTCCTTAACTGCTTTGCAGAAAGGGATTGAATATGAAGCAGTTCGTCAAGCGGAAACATTAGAAGATGGTGGTGAAATCGTACAAGAAACACGTACTTGGGATGATGGTAAAGGTATGACATTATCTATGCGTAAAAAAGAAGCTGAAAATGACTACCGCTACTTCCCAGAACCTGATTTGGTACCAATCGTAATCAGCGATGAACAAATTGAAGCAGCGCGTCAATCATTGCCTGAATTGCCCGATGCTAAAATTGCTCGTTTTAAAGCAGAGTATGGCTTATCTGAAGAAGATAGCAGTATTTTAACAGCTATGAGAGAAACAGCTGATTATTTGGATGCAGCTGTAAAAGCAGGGGCTGATGCTAAAACAGCAGCTAACTGGATGCTTGGTGACTTATCTAAAATGGTGAATGAAGCAGGCATTACTTTCGCTGAGGCTAAGGTAAAACCAGCGCAATTGGCCGCTATGATTGGTTTGATTGAAAAAGGTACAATTTCTGGTAAAATAGCTAAAAAAGTTATCGTATCTATGTGGGAATCTGGTAAAGACCCTCAGACAATCGTTGAAGAAGAAGGTCTTGTTCAGATTACCGATACGGGTGCTATTGAAGAAATCGTAAAACAAGTTATTGCTGATAATCCTAAATCAGTAGAAGATTTCCAAAGTGGTAAAGGTAAAGCAATTGGTTTCTTAGTAGGGCAAGTTATGAAGCTCAGCAAGGGACGTGCTAACCCTGGCGTAGTTAATGAATTATTGCAGAAACACTTAAAAGCTTAA
- the gatA gene encoding Asp-tRNA(Asn)/Glu-tRNA(Gln) amidotransferase subunit GatA: MTIHELHKKLTAKELSAVELTKAVIAHKEKTEPAVHAYLSDSHEAALAVATKVDEKIANGETISPLAGIPGAIKDNICIKDQKATCASKMLENFVPPYNATVIEKLVSQDYVSLGKVNMDEFAMGGSTENSALAKTTNPWNADYVPGGSSGGSAAAVSAGSAVWALGSDTGGSIRQPGAYCGVVGLKPTYGNVSRYGLIAFASSLDQIGPVTRDVTDAAIVLNAITGHDHRDSTSIPGERPDYTQSLVSDVKGLKIGMPKEYFGDGINSEVREAIEKAAKTYEALGAQIVEVSLPTSKYALSAYYIIALAEASSNLARYDGVSYGLRVPADNLVEMSTKTRTQGFGPEVQRRILLGTYVLSSGYYDAYYLKALKARRLIKNEFDAAFENVDVLLTPTAPNTAFKFGEKINDPLSMYMEDICTTPVNLAGIPGISIPAGFASNGMPIGMQLLAPAMGEEVLLRAAYTFEQARPECNKVAAIGEVTL; encoded by the coding sequence GTGACAATTCATGAATTACATAAAAAATTAACAGCTAAAGAACTGTCTGCGGTAGAATTGACTAAGGCTGTGATTGCTCATAAAGAAAAAACAGAGCCAGCAGTACATGCGTACTTATCTGACTCTCATGAAGCTGCTTTAGCAGTAGCCACTAAAGTAGATGAAAAAATTGCTAATGGTGAAACAATTTCACCATTAGCAGGGATTCCAGGGGCTATTAAAGATAATATTTGTATTAAAGATCAGAAGGCTACTTGTGCTTCTAAAATGTTAGAAAACTTTGTGCCTCCGTACAATGCAACTGTTATTGAAAAATTAGTAAGCCAAGATTATGTAAGCCTTGGCAAAGTAAATATGGATGAATTTGCTATGGGCGGTTCCACTGAAAATTCGGCCTTAGCGAAAACGACAAATCCATGGAATGCAGACTATGTGCCAGGTGGTTCTTCTGGTGGTAGTGCAGCTGCTGTATCCGCTGGTAGTGCTGTTTGGGCTTTAGGGTCTGATACAGGCGGTTCTATTCGTCAACCAGGGGCTTATTGTGGTGTCGTCGGTTTAAAACCAACTTATGGTAATGTATCTCGTTATGGTTTGATTGCTTTTGCCTCTTCTTTAGATCAGATTGGCCCTGTAACACGAGATGTTACTGATGCAGCGATTGTATTGAATGCGATTACTGGTCATGATCATCGTGATTCTACCTCTATTCCAGGGGAACGTCCAGATTATACTCAATCTTTGGTGAGCGATGTAAAAGGTCTTAAAATTGGCATGCCAAAAGAATATTTTGGTGATGGTATTAATAGTGAAGTTCGTGAAGCTATTGAAAAAGCAGCTAAAACGTATGAAGCGTTAGGCGCTCAAATTGTAGAAGTAAGTTTACCAACTTCTAAATATGCTTTATCTGCGTATTATATTATCGCTCTAGCAGAAGCAAGCTCTAATTTGGCTCGTTATGATGGTGTAAGTTATGGGCTTCGTGTGCCAGCTGATAACTTAGTGGAAATGTCAACGAAAACACGGACTCAAGGTTTTGGCCCAGAAGTACAACGCCGTATTTTACTTGGCACATATGTATTGAGTTCTGGCTATTATGATGCGTATTACTTGAAGGCTTTAAAAGCGCGTCGTTTAATTAAAAACGAATTTGATGCAGCTTTTGAAAATGTAGACGTTTTATTAACGCCAACAGCACCAAATACAGCGTTTAAATTTGGTGAAAAAATTAATGATCCATTATCTATGTATATGGAAGATATTTGTACCACCCCAGTTAATTTAGCGGGTATTCCTGGTATTTCTATCCCTGCTGGTTTTGCAAGCAATGGCATGCCAATTGGCATGCAATTATTGGCGCCTGCTATGGGTGAAGAGGTATTATTACGCGCCGCTTACACCTTTGAACAAGCTCGACCTGAATGTAATAAAGTAGCAGCCATTGGGGAGGTAACACTATGA
- the gatC gene encoding Asp-tRNA(Asn)/Glu-tRNA(Gln) amidotransferase subunit GatC: MKITRDEIKKIALLSRLDISEENMGSVEKALNDVLSYVTELEELDLDGVQPMAHAVPLQNVFREDEVKPSLDHDLALQNAPEEENGYFKVPRVVQE, encoded by the coding sequence ATGAAAATCACTCGGGATGAAATTAAAAAGATTGCTTTATTATCACGCTTAGATATTAGCGAAGAAAATATGGGCTCTGTAGAAAAAGCCTTAAATGATGTGTTGTCCTATGTAACTGAATTAGAAGAATTAGACCTTGATGGGGTGCAACCTATGGCCCATGCAGTGCCTTTGCAAAATGTATTCCGCGAAGATGAAGTAAAACCTTCTTTAGACCATGACTTAGCATTACAAAATGCACCAGAAGAAGAAAATGGGTATTTCAAAGTACCACGCGTAGTACAAGAATAG
- the ligA gene encoding NAD-dependent DNA ligase LigA — protein sequence MKELRAALTQASTDEAKTHALQHLLAYCGYLYYVKDAPQMEDYEYDKLYRELVELETAHPEYITSYSPTQRVGAKVEGDFPKVVHGTPMLSLGNVFTYEEVRGFTERTERDLGHQPDYVVELKIDGLACNLHYENGVLVRAVTRGDGRVGEDVTNNVRTIQSVPLWIENAPPYIEIRGEVYMPHKEFQRINEEREAEGVPTFVNPRNAAAGSLRQLDPAITASRNLDFFAYALGSSDGASIRSQHELLAMLDEYHFHVNPNYKLCHNADEIIERIAYWDTERHNLPYDTDGMVIKVNAFEDQEQLGATVKDPRWATAFKYPPEEVETIVKDITINIGRTGVLTPTAELEPVFVSGTNVARATLHNEDFIKDKDIRIGDHVMIHKAAEIIPEVIKSLPEKRTGSEIEFTMPSHCPICDSPTIRRDGEVAVRCSNEHCPAVEKEKIIHFASRDAMNIDGLGPSIVESLISYKLIATVADLYHLTEEQLVTMERMGTKSAQNLLKAIEDSKSRGLGRLLFALGIRLIGAKAGRTIAEHFPTMESLQTATIETLTAVSEIGPTMADSLVAYFKEPYNLALIEELRKVGVVMQEEVTEPSGTELAGETIVLTGTLESMGRKEAGELLAAHGAKITGSVSKKTTILIAGAEAGSKLTKAESLGIRIMNEAEFLELIKDWQ from the coding sequence ATGAAAGAATTAAGAGCAGCCCTAACGCAAGCTAGTACGGATGAAGCAAAAACGCATGCTTTGCAGCATTTACTGGCGTATTGTGGCTATTTATATTATGTAAAAGATGCTCCACAAATGGAGGATTATGAGTACGACAAACTGTATCGTGAATTAGTAGAATTAGAAACGGCACATCCTGAATATATTACGTCCTATTCGCCAACTCAGCGGGTAGGGGCCAAAGTAGAAGGTGATTTTCCAAAAGTTGTTCATGGCACACCTATGCTTAGTTTAGGCAATGTATTTACCTATGAAGAAGTTCGTGGTTTCACAGAACGGACGGAACGTGATTTAGGTCATCAACCAGACTATGTGGTGGAGCTTAAAATTGATGGACTTGCTTGTAATTTACATTATGAAAATGGTGTATTAGTACGAGCAGTAACTCGTGGTGATGGTCGTGTTGGTGAAGATGTGACTAACAACGTACGGACTATTCAATCAGTACCTTTATGGATTGAAAATGCGCCACCATACATTGAAATTCGTGGTGAAGTGTATATGCCACATAAAGAATTTCAGCGAATTAATGAAGAGCGCGAAGCGGAAGGGGTACCTACTTTTGTGAATCCTCGTAATGCGGCTGCTGGTTCATTACGTCAGTTAGATCCAGCGATTACAGCCAGTCGTAATTTAGACTTTTTTGCGTATGCACTTGGTTCCTCAGATGGTGCTAGTATTCGTTCACAGCATGAATTACTGGCGATGTTAGATGAGTATCATTTCCATGTGAATCCTAACTATAAGCTATGCCATAATGCGGATGAAATTATTGAGCGCATTGCGTATTGGGATACAGAACGACATAATTTACCCTATGATACAGATGGTATGGTCATCAAAGTTAATGCGTTTGAAGATCAAGAGCAATTAGGGGCTACCGTAAAAGATCCTCGTTGGGCGACAGCTTTTAAATATCCACCGGAAGAAGTCGAAACGATTGTGAAGGATATTACGATTAATATTGGTCGTACTGGCGTTCTAACACCGACGGCAGAATTAGAGCCTGTATTTGTTTCCGGAACAAATGTGGCGCGTGCTACGCTTCACAATGAAGATTTTATAAAAGATAAGGATATTCGCATTGGTGATCATGTAATGATTCACAAAGCGGCGGAAATTATTCCAGAAGTCATAAAGTCATTACCTGAAAAGCGAACGGGGAGCGAAATTGAATTCACGATGCCTAGTCATTGTCCTATTTGTGATTCTCCGACAATACGGCGTGATGGTGAAGTGGCAGTTCGTTGTAGTAATGAACATTGTCCGGCTGTAGAAAAAGAAAAGATTATTCATTTTGCTTCACGGGATGCTATGAATATTGATGGCTTAGGCCCAAGCATTGTAGAAAGTCTGATTTCCTATAAACTCATTGCCACTGTTGCTGATTTATATCATTTAACCGAAGAGCAGTTAGTGACGATGGAACGGATGGGTACCAAGTCAGCTCAGAATCTATTAAAAGCAATTGAAGACTCTAAATCTCGAGGTTTAGGACGTTTGTTATTTGCTTTGGGTATTCGTTTAATTGGAGCCAAAGCAGGCCGTACGATTGCTGAGCATTTTCCTACGATGGAAAGTTTACAAACAGCTACCATTGAAACATTGACAGCTGTTAGTGAAATTGGGCCTACTATGGCTGATAGCTTGGTTGCCTATTTTAAAGAGCCGTATAATTTGGCCTTAATTGAAGAATTACGCAAGGTGGGCGTCGTTATGCAGGAAGAAGTAACGGAGCCAAGCGGAACAGAACTTGCTGGTGAAACGATTGTATTAACAGGTACTTTAGAAAGTATGGGCCGTAAGGAAGCGGGAGAACTCTTGGCTGCTCATGGTGCTAAAATTACTGGGTCTGTTAGTAAAAAAACGACCATTCTTATTGCTGGTGCTGAAGCTGGAAGTAAATTGACGAAAGCAGAATCGCTAGGAATTCGTATAATGAACGAAGCAGAGTTTTTAGAATTGATTAAAGACTGGCAATAG
- the pcrA gene encoding DNA helicase PcrA — MSSLFDGLNTEQQEAVRTTEGPLLIVAGAGSGKTRVLTYRIAHLLAQGVNPYEILAITFTNKAAKEMKNRVEDLVGSLADRIWLSTFHSFCAKFLRFELDNFLGYSKNFTIYDTGDSQAVIKGALKALNLDDKYFPVGAMLSAISDAKNRLLLAHDYRMEARDFYSQKVADVYEYYERELRKNNALDFDDLLLVAVKLLQNKEEILAKYSQRFRYIMIDEYQDTNHAQYTLAHLLASKWQNICVVGDADQSIYAWRGADIQNILDFEKDYPTCKTIKLEQNYRSTKTILEAANAVIDNNEGRPDKVLWTDKDMGPKIRHFEAQSEQEEAAFISETIAKQHDLHEVPYGNMAILYRTNAQSRALEEGLIKRGIPYVMVGGTKFYDRKEIKDVLAYLKVLFNPFDDLSLLRIINVPKRSIGATTVGKLQDYARETGNSLFMTLTMLNQIPTIKGKTKDKLEEFGVLIFTLVAMMDDHNVLQILESILEKTGYLKELEDSTDPQDEARVENIGELLSVAKVFLDENPTGTVQDFLEQVALVNDVDTYEQADSKVTLMTLHSAKGLEFPIVFLAGLEEGLFPHSRTLMNPEEIEEERRLCYVGITRAEKELYLLNATTRTVFGRTNGYLPSRFLKEIPEGLIEELRAKRKVREEVQRHVPAHLSVMSRPVTKPTLRNPVVENWQVGDTAVHAKWGNGTVLELQGSGPGLKLKIEFPTQGVRLIMAQFAPVKRLEK; from the coding sequence ATGAGTAGTTTATTTGATGGTTTGAATACAGAGCAACAAGAAGCGGTACGCACTACGGAAGGTCCCTTATTGATTGTAGCGGGCGCCGGTTCCGGTAAAACACGAGTTCTTACTTATCGAATTGCTCATTTATTAGCACAAGGGGTGAACCCTTATGAAATCTTAGCCATTACCTTTACCAATAAAGCGGCTAAAGAGATGAAAAATCGTGTAGAAGATTTAGTAGGCTCGTTAGCAGACCGCATTTGGCTTAGCACCTTTCATTCGTTTTGTGCTAAATTCTTACGATTTGAGTTAGATAATTTTTTAGGCTACAGCAAAAACTTTACTATCTATGACACCGGTGATTCACAAGCTGTTATTAAAGGGGCTTTAAAAGCGCTCAATTTAGATGATAAATATTTCCCTGTAGGTGCCATGCTAAGTGCTATTTCTGATGCAAAGAATCGTTTATTATTAGCTCATGATTATCGGATGGAAGCGCGTGATTTTTATAGTCAAAAAGTAGCTGATGTTTATGAGTATTATGAACGAGAATTGCGAAAGAATAATGCTCTGGATTTTGATGACTTATTATTAGTTGCTGTTAAATTATTACAAAATAAAGAAGAGATTTTAGCTAAATATAGTCAGCGCTTCCGTTATATCATGATTGATGAATATCAAGATACAAACCATGCTCAATATACCTTAGCTCATTTACTGGCTTCTAAATGGCAAAATATTTGTGTAGTTGGGGATGCTGATCAGAGTATTTATGCTTGGCGTGGGGCGGATATTCAAAATATCTTAGATTTTGAAAAAGATTATCCAACTTGTAAAACCATTAAATTGGAGCAGAATTATCGCTCTACAAAAACGATTCTAGAAGCAGCTAACGCCGTCATTGACAATAATGAAGGTCGACCAGATAAAGTGCTTTGGACAGACAAGGATATGGGACCAAAGATTCGTCATTTTGAAGCGCAGTCGGAACAGGAAGAAGCGGCTTTTATTAGCGAAACGATTGCCAAACAACATGACTTACATGAAGTACCGTATGGTAATATGGCCATTTTATATCGCACTAATGCACAGTCGCGTGCACTTGAAGAAGGTCTTATTAAACGAGGGATTCCTTATGTAATGGTAGGGGGTACTAAGTTCTATGATCGCAAGGAAATCAAAGATGTATTAGCGTATTTAAAGGTACTATTTAATCCGTTTGATGATTTGAGTTTATTGCGTATTATTAATGTGCCTAAGCGAAGTATTGGGGCCACAACTGTGGGTAAATTACAAGATTATGCTCGTGAAACGGGTAATTCGTTATTTATGACCCTTACTATGTTAAATCAGATTCCTACGATAAAAGGCAAAACTAAGGATAAATTAGAAGAATTTGGTGTTTTAATCTTTACTTTAGTTGCCATGATGGATGACCATAATGTATTACAGATTTTAGAATCTATATTAGAAAAAACAGGCTATTTAAAAGAGCTCGAAGATAGTACAGATCCACAAGATGAAGCGCGGGTTGAAAACATTGGTGAATTACTGTCTGTAGCCAAAGTATTCTTAGATGAAAATCCCACGGGCACAGTACAGGATTTCTTAGAACAAGTAGCGTTAGTGAATGATGTAGATACCTATGAACAAGCAGATTCCAAAGTAACTCTGATGACATTACATTCAGCGAAAGGGCTGGAATTTCCGATTGTGTTCTTAGCGGGTCTTGAAGAAGGTTTATTTCCTCATAGTCGCACGCTTATGAATCCAGAAGAAATTGAGGAAGAACGCCGCCTTTGCTATGTGGGGATTACTCGTGCTGAAAAAGAATTATATCTATTAAATGCAACGACGCGTACTGTCTTCGGTCGAACTAATGGCTATTTGCCATCACGTTTTTTAAAGGAAATTCCTGAAGGCTTGATTGAGGAATTACGGGCGAAACGAAAAGTTCGAGAAGAGGTACAACGTCATGTGCCCGCTCATTTGTCAGTTATGTCGAGACCAGTGACGAAACCAACCTTGCGTAACCCTGTCGTAGAAAATTGGCAAGTGGGTGATACCGCTGTTCATGCTAAATGGGGGAATGGTACAGTATTAGAATTACAAGGGTCTGGCCCAGGTTTGAAACTTAAAATTGAATTCCCAACTCAGGGAGTTCGTTTAATTATGGCTCAATTTGCCCCCGTCAAACGATTAGAAAAGTAA